In Dysgonomonadaceae bacterium zrk40, one genomic interval encodes:
- a CDS encoding PA2169 family four-helix-bundle protein, translating into MEKFEKQKEIISDLILINNDRIEGYQKAKEELSESDKDLSILFNERIDQSILFRSELISLITLIGGRAPEGTKLSGKIYRAWMDVKAFFSGSDRKVILDNCEDGEDAALIAYEEALSYEHLTPEQKATIFSQKAEIKISHDKIKMMRDAL; encoded by the coding sequence ATGGAAAAATTTGAAAAACAGAAAGAGATTATCAGTGATCTGATATTGATCAACAATGACCGCATTGAAGGTTATCAAAAAGCCAAAGAAGAGCTAAGTGAATCTGACAAGGATTTGTCCATTCTTTTTAACGAACGGATAGACCAGAGTATCCTGTTTCGTTCAGAACTCATTTCACTGATCACCTTGATCGGTGGCAGGGCCCCTGAAGGGACTAAGTTATCGGGGAAAATTTATCGTGCTTGGATGGATGTCAAAGCATTCTTCTCCGGCAGTGATCGAAAGGTGATCCTCGACAACTGTGAAGATGGTGAGGATGCCGCCCTCATTGCGTATGAAGAGGCTCTTTCCTATGAACATCTCACACCCGAACAAAAAGCGACCATCTTCTCTCAGAAGGCTGAAATTAAAATCTCGCACGACAAGATAAAAATGATGCGGGATGCGCTGTAA
- a CDS encoding ferritin-like domain-containing protein: protein MTTKKTSEKKVELKEEDKGKLQEFLVDSLKDIYYAEHEILKGLAKMEEGATSKELKEGIKKHAKQTEEQIKKLKEAFSLLGEKPAKKKCEAIDGILEEGESILEETDEGTMVRDVAIIIASQKVEHYEIATYGSLSELAKTLGIFDLSQLLESILLEEKTTDLSLTDLAVSFINTKAKAE from the coding sequence ATGACAACAAAAAAGACATCAGAAAAGAAAGTGGAACTCAAAGAAGAGGATAAGGGTAAACTGCAGGAATTTCTTGTAGACTCACTGAAAGACATCTACTACGCTGAACATGAGATTTTGAAAGGACTTGCAAAGATGGAAGAGGGAGCCACTTCAAAAGAACTGAAAGAAGGTATCAAAAAACACGCCAAACAGACTGAGGAACAAATAAAGAAACTCAAGGAAGCTTTCAGCCTGTTGGGTGAAAAACCGGCAAAGAAAAAATGCGAAGCCATAGACGGTATTTTGGAAGAGGGTGAGAGTATCCTGGAAGAAACCGATGAGGGTACAATGGTACGTGATGTGGCAATCATCATTGCCTCACAGAAAGTTGAACATTATGAGATTGCAACCTACGGCAGCCTCTCGGAGCTGGCGAAGACACTGGGAATCTTTGATCTCTCGCAGCTGCTGGAAAGCATTCTGCTTGAAGAAAAAACGACCGACCTATCCCTCACGGATCTGGCAGTATCATTCATTAACACGAAAGCGAAAGCTGAATAA